From Pseudoalteromonas rubra, one genomic window encodes:
- the iscR gene encoding Fe-S cluster assembly transcriptional regulator IscR, whose protein sequence is MKLTSKGRYAVTAMLDVALHANIGPVPLADISERQEISLSYLEQLFARLRKHGLVSSVRGPGGGYLLGRDAHTISVGDVIAAVDESVDATRCHGEGGGCQSGMRCLTHTLWSDLSMRIEEFLNSISLAELVANSDVQSVATRQDNGVNSAMKQLENIQVSCQL, encoded by the coding sequence ATGAAACTGACTTCAAAAGGCAGATATGCAGTGACAGCGATGCTGGACGTCGCACTACACGCAAATATTGGGCCCGTGCCTCTGGCGGATATTTCCGAACGTCAGGAAATATCTCTGTCATACCTGGAACAATTATTTGCCCGTTTGCGTAAACATGGCTTAGTAAGCTCTGTTCGTGGACCGGGTGGCGGCTATTTGCTGGGCCGCGACGCGCATACTATTTCCGTTGGCGATGTGATCGCCGCGGTCGATGAATCCGTAGATGCGACTCGATGTCATGGTGAAGGTGGCGGTTGCCAAAGTGGTATGCGCTGTCTTACTCATACATTGTGGTCAGACTTAAGTATGCGTATTGAAGAGTTTTTAAACAGTATTTCCCTCGCCGAGTTAGTCGCTAATTCCGACGTGCAGTCTGTTGCAACGCGTCAGGATAATGGGGTTAACAGTGCAATGAAGCAATTAGAGAATATTCAAGTGAGTTGCCAGCTGTAA
- the trmJ gene encoding tRNA (cytosine(32)/uridine(32)-2'-O)-methyltransferase TrmJ: MALEDIRIVLVNTSHSGNIGSVARAMKTMGLSKLYLVDPACEVDSHASALAAGATDVLGNAVQVEKLEDAIADCALTIGTSARSRTLSWPMVGPRECAQKLVDGAEQTPVALVFGRENSGLTNEELQLCNYHVCIPANPEYSSLNLAMAVQTLAYETRMTYLDRQEQPVELDDVQYPTSQQMELFYEHLESTLNDTGFIIKQHPGMVMTKLKRLFNRARPEDQELNILRGILSSINKSIK, encoded by the coding sequence ATGGCATTAGAAGACATTCGCATTGTACTGGTAAATACCTCCCATTCAGGCAATATCGGCTCGGTTGCACGCGCAATGAAAACCATGGGGTTATCGAAACTCTACTTGGTGGATCCAGCGTGTGAGGTAGACAGCCATGCCAGCGCTCTGGCGGCCGGTGCAACTGACGTGCTTGGCAATGCGGTTCAGGTAGAGAAACTCGAAGACGCCATTGCAGATTGTGCCTTGACCATAGGCACCAGTGCGCGTTCTCGTACTTTATCCTGGCCTATGGTTGGCCCGCGTGAGTGTGCTCAAAAGCTGGTAGATGGTGCTGAGCAAACCCCGGTTGCATTGGTGTTTGGTCGTGAAAATAGCGGTCTTACCAACGAAGAGCTGCAATTGTGTAATTACCACGTGTGTATTCCGGCAAACCCGGAGTACAGCTCACTGAACCTGGCTATGGCGGTGCAAACGCTGGCCTATGAAACCCGTATGACTTATCTGGATCGTCAGGAACAACCTGTTGAGCTGGACGACGTGCAGTACCCTACTTCTCAGCAAATGGAACTGTTCTATGAGCACCTTGAGTCTACTCTGAATGACACTGGTTTTATCATTAAGCAGCACCCGGGCATGGTCATGACCAAGCTAAAGCGCCTGTTTAACCGTGCTCGTCCGGAAGATCAGGAGCTCAATATCCTGCGCGGTATTTTAAGCTCAATAAATAAATCAATAAAATGA